A single window of Polaribacter sp. SA4-10 DNA harbors:
- a CDS encoding ankyrin repeat domain-containing protein, with amino-acid sequence MKKLIILLLLIVPIFVFSQRGQGQQNTNEFHNRDFWKTQPDVAIVKQKIKEGNDPVKPNQEAFDALCYAIMANAPLATIEYLLSLPGNNINKSTHDGRSYLMWAGYAGNIETMKLLLSKGADTKVAGSHGFNWFTFTVNAGHKNTDIYDLMIANGVDLKETNRAGANAILLIAPHSNDGKVIEYFQKKGLDIKATDKKENNLLFYAAKGGNIDLIKKYIAKGFDYKKVNADGENIVLFASHGGRRSSNPLKVYQYFDSLGLNMILTSNNSENALHNIALNTKDVNIVDFFIKKGVNIHQQNKEGNTPFLNAAKGNNFLVLEKLAPLSKNINQQNKEGFSAIIYATQRMNIEAFNFLKQNGANVYTVDAEGNNLYYHLFNAFSRRNSKTFTAFEKALATAKVSFKNASKNENLLHIAIAKGENKIIKKALELGADINQKNNDGLTPLHLAAMKAKDVKLLQLLISKGADKKILTDFNESAFDLAKENELLSNSDITFLKQS; translated from the coding sequence ATGAAAAAATTAATCATTTTACTATTGTTAATAGTTCCAATTTTTGTTTTCTCACAAAGAGGACAAGGACAGCAAAACACCAACGAATTTCATAACAGAGATTTTTGGAAAACGCAACCAGATGTTGCAATCGTAAAGCAAAAAATTAAAGAAGGTAATGATCCTGTAAAACCAAATCAAGAGGCTTTTGATGCTCTTTGTTATGCTATTATGGCAAATGCTCCTTTAGCAACAATTGAGTATTTATTGTCTTTACCAGGTAACAATATTAATAAATCGACTCATGATGGTAGAAGTTATTTAATGTGGGCAGGTTACGCTGGCAATATAGAAACCATGAAACTATTATTAAGTAAAGGTGCTGATACAAAAGTAGCGGGTAGCCATGGTTTTAATTGGTTTACGTTTACGGTAAATGCAGGTCATAAAAATACAGATATTTACGATTTAATGATTGCAAATGGTGTAGATTTAAAAGAAACCAACCGAGCAGGAGCAAATGCTATTTTATTAATAGCACCACATAGTAATGACGGAAAAGTTATTGAGTATTTTCAGAAAAAAGGATTAGATATTAAAGCAACAGATAAAAAAGAAAACAATCTTTTGTTTTACGCTGCCAAAGGTGGAAATATCGATTTAATAAAAAAATACATCGCTAAAGGTTTTGACTATAAAAAAGTGAATGCTGATGGAGAAAATATCGTGCTTTTTGCAAGTCATGGAGGAAGACGAAGTAGTAACCCGCTTAAGGTTTACCAATATTTTGATTCTTTAGGATTGAATATGATTTTAACAAGTAACAACTCTGAAAATGCATTACATAATATTGCATTAAATACTAAAGATGTTAATATTGTTGACTTTTTTATAAAAAAAGGAGTTAACATTCATCAACAAAATAAAGAAGGAAATACTCCTTTTTTAAATGCTGCAAAAGGAAATAATTTTTTAGTTTTAGAAAAATTAGCACCATTATCTAAAAACATCAATCAACAAAATAAAGAAGGTTTTTCTGCTATAATTTATGCAACACAAAGAATGAATATAGAGGCTTTTAATTTTTTAAAACAAAATGGAGCAAATGTGTATACGGTTGATGCTGAAGGAAACAACTTATATTATCATTTATTTAATGCTTTTAGTAGAAGAAATAGCAAAACATTTACTGCTTTTGAAAAGGCTTTAGCAACTGCAAAAGTTTCATTTAAAAATGCTTCAAAAAACGAAAATTTACTACACATTGCTATTGCTAAAGGCGAAAATAAAATAATAAAAAAAGCTTTAGAGTTGGGCGCAGATATTAATCAAAAAAATAACGATGGATTAACACCATTACATTTAGCGGCAATGAAAGCTAAAGATGTAAAATTGTTACAACTTTTAATAAGCAAAGGAGCAGATAAAAAAATACTTACCGATTTTAACGAAAGTGCATTTGATTTAGCTAAAGAAAACGAACTGCTAAGCAATAGTGATATTACATTTTTAAAACAATCTTAA
- a CDS encoding DUF2271 domain-containing protein produces MKLYKFVLGIFCLSFMAFTTLKNIELTSKYKCMVQLKNYEGEGAYVVASIVDKDNNYVKTLHILGDDEKWYPDIPTWWSFFETAKDTQVDAISGATIAGGERAIFTFQLDESYLKAGNKLRFETAVEHQDYFEKDLEILLESENLKNKFEGTGYIRYVRIIPN; encoded by the coding sequence ATGAAACTTTATAAATTCGTTCTTGGAATATTTTGTTTGTCATTTATGGCTTTTACAACCCTAAAAAACATAGAACTTACATCGAAATACAAATGTATGGTTCAGTTAAAAAACTATGAAGGAGAAGGCGCTTATGTTGTGGCATCTATAGTTGATAAAGACAATAATTATGTAAAAACGCTACATATTTTAGGCGATGATGAAAAGTGGTATCCAGATATACCAACATGGTGGTCTTTTTTTGAAACCGCAAAAGATACCCAAGTAGATGCTATTTCAGGAGCAACTATTGCTGGAGGAGAACGTGCTATTTTTACTTTTCAGTTAGATGAATCTTATTTAAAAGCAGGTAATAAATTAAGATTTGAAACGGCTGTAGAACATCAAGATTATTTTGAAAAAGATTTAGAAATTTTGTTAGAAAGTGAAAACTTAAAAAACAAATTTGAAGGCACAGGATATATTCGTTACGTTAGAATTATACCAAACTAA
- a CDS encoding PepSY domain-containing protein, with protein MLNKIWRYSHFYLTVSSFLFLLLASITGSFLAFEPIQEKLQPHYIENAEDVSVAQLIDTLKNKYNEVLDIEVDKNYFVKASLFSLEEAIDGQFYINPFNGDKIADIPRKGVLFEFLTNFHRSLFLKTPGRVFVGFSCFLLFLIAITGLLLAIKRQGGFLKFFSKIINDKSIQYNHVALGRLLLIPIIILALSGTYLSMERFSLLPKTKAIVTQQESVSKLNITFSKFPIFKTITLKEVKKIEFPFSTDEEDFFILSLQDRELEIHQKTGEIVKTTYYPVTKILSVLSFNLHTGSGSIIWSLVLFISSLSVLYFMYSGSIIAFKRMRSKTKNKYNANQANFVILIGSENGGTKRLGKTLQQSLLKAGKKVFLDDLNNYKSYPAIEQLVIITSTYGDGEPPSNANLFLTKLQQIKIIKPFTCNVIGLGSFSYSKFCEFAKSVQRQVVLNNQITVPQENPLLIHNQNYNAFRNWVLEWNASLNLNLEIPKELSFIKPKETIFKVVEKQNVIDEYAETFKLTLASKKRIKFVPGDLLRITPLNETSERLYSIGKNSNGDLLLSIKKHSLGICSNFLNGLKPNQELKGTIQKNKQFYLPKKSKQVILIANGTGIAPFLGMIHQKKNTPKTLYWGTRTKISEELYKAQILEALQKKTLQTYDVAFSKEESPYNYVQDIITRDEKNIVKTLSTGGTIMLCGSITMRNGVFELLEKICFRNNLPVFETFKNKGQILTDCY; from the coding sequence ATGCTTAACAAAATATGGAGATACAGTCATTTTTACTTGACTGTATCTTCTTTCTTATTTCTACTTTTAGCTTCAATTACTGGGTCTTTTTTGGCTTTTGAACCTATTCAAGAAAAATTACAGCCTCACTATATTGAAAACGCTGAAGATGTTTCTGTGGCGCAATTAATAGATACTTTAAAAAACAAGTATAACGAGGTTTTAGATATTGAAGTAGATAAGAATTATTTTGTAAAGGCAAGTCTTTTTAGTTTAGAAGAAGCTATTGACGGGCAATTTTACATTAATCCTTTTAATGGAGATAAAATAGCCGATATTCCAAGAAAAGGTGTTTTGTTTGAGTTTTTAACAAATTTTCATCGTTCCTTATTTTTAAAAACTCCAGGAAGGGTTTTTGTTGGCTTTAGCTGTTTTTTATTATTTTTAATAGCCATTACAGGTTTATTATTAGCGATTAAAAGACAAGGAGGTTTTTTAAAATTTTTCTCAAAAATTATAAACGATAAATCAATACAATATAACCACGTTGCTTTAGGAAGATTGTTATTAATTCCTATTATTATTTTGGCGTTATCAGGAACGTATTTGTCAATGGAACGGTTTTCGTTATTACCAAAAACTAAAGCTATAGTTACGCAACAAGAATCGGTTTCTAAACTAAATATTACTTTTTCTAAATTCCCTATTTTTAAAACGATAACTTTAAAAGAAGTAAAAAAAATAGAATTTCCTTTTTCTACAGATGAAGAAGATTTTTTTATTTTAAGCTTACAAGATCGAGAACTAGAAATTCATCAAAAAACAGGAGAAATTGTAAAAACAACATATTATCCTGTTACAAAAATATTAAGTGTATTAAGTTTTAATTTGCACACAGGATCAGGAAGTATAATTTGGTCTTTAGTATTATTTATTAGTTCGCTTTCAGTTTTATACTTTATGTATTCTGGAAGTATAATTGCGTTTAAACGTATGCGTTCTAAAACAAAAAATAAATACAACGCTAACCAAGCTAATTTTGTAATTCTAATAGGGTCAGAAAATGGAGGTACAAAAAGATTAGGAAAAACTTTGCAGCAGTCTTTATTAAAAGCAGGTAAAAAAGTGTTTTTAGATGATTTAAACAACTACAAAAGTTATCCTGCAATTGAACAATTAGTTATTATTACTTCTACTTACGGGGATGGAGAGCCACCAAGCAATGCAAATTTATTTTTAACCAAACTCCAGCAAATCAAAATTATAAAACCCTTTACTTGTAATGTAATTGGGTTAGGATCTTTTTCGTATTCAAAATTTTGTGAATTTGCTAAAAGCGTTCAAAGACAAGTTGTTTTAAATAATCAGATTACTGTTCCTCAAGAAAATCCGTTATTAATTCATAACCAGAATTATAATGCGTTTAGAAATTGGGTTTTAGAATGGAATGCTAGCTTAAATTTAAATTTAGAAATTCCAAAGGAATTGTCTTTTATAAAACCAAAAGAGACGATTTTTAAAGTAGTTGAAAAACAAAATGTTATTGATGAATATGCTGAAACATTTAAACTAACCTTGGCATCAAAAAAAAGAATAAAATTTGTACCTGGAGATTTGCTAAGAATTACGCCTCTAAATGAAACTTCAGAACGTTTATATTCTATTGGTAAAAACAGTAATGGAGATTTATTATTGAGTATAAAAAAACATTCTCTAGGTATTTGCTCTAATTTTCTAAATGGCTTAAAACCTAATCAAGAACTAAAAGGAACCATTCAAAAAAACAAACAATTTTATCTTCCTAAAAAAAGCAAACAGGTTATTTTAATAGCCAACGGAACAGGAATTGCCCCATTTTTAGGCATGATTCATCAAAAAAAGAACACTCCTAAAACTTTGTACTGGGGAACTCGAACTAAAATTTCGGAAGAATTATACAAAGCTCAAATTTTAGAAGCGCTACAAAAAAAGACACTACAAACCTATGATGTGGCTTTTTCAAAAGAAGAAAGTCCTTATAACTATGTTCAAGACATTATTACAAGAGATGAAAAAAATATAGTAAAAACACTTTCAACTGGAGGAACTATTATGTTATGCGGATCTATAACTATGCGTAATGGTGTTTTTGAGCTTCTAGAAAAAATTTGCTTTAGAAATAATCTACCCGTTTTTGAAACTTTCAAAAATAAAGGACAAATTTTAACAGACTGTTATTAA
- a CDS encoding MarR family winged helix-turn-helix transcriptional regulator: MVNKEDTHIDFESSIGPWLGRTVKVLDYVLNESFKSNNLDLTKEQMVVLKKLIDNDGLNQNELAFLTLRNKSSLTRLLSKMESKNYILRRQCKKDKRAKNVFLAPLGKETFLKSKPVVKGVITEMELSVSKKEKAQIINTLKKIQTNLNTKVKSF; this comes from the coding sequence ATGGTGAATAAAGAAGACACACATATAGATTTTGAAAGCTCAATTGGACCTTGGTTAGGAAGAACGGTTAAAGTTTTAGACTATGTTTTAAATGAATCTTTTAAATCTAATAATTTAGATTTAACTAAAGAACAAATGGTGGTTTTAAAAAAATTGATTGACAATGATGGTTTAAATCAGAATGAACTTGCTTTCTTAACGCTAAGAAACAAATCCTCTTTAACAAGGCTGCTATCTAAAATGGAAAGTAAAAATTACATTTTAAGAAGACAATGTAAAAAAGATAAACGTGCAAAAAATGTGTTTTTAGCACCATTAGGAAAAGAAACATTCTTAAAAAGTAAACCTGTTGTTAAAGGTGTAATAACAGAAATGGAGTTGAGTGTTTCTAAAAAAGAGAAAGCCCAAATTATAAATACATTAAAAAAAATACAAACTAATCTTAATACTAAAGTAAAATCATTTTAA
- a CDS encoding efflux RND transporter periplasmic adaptor subunit gives MRKTILAIFGVLTVVGAIFLGKYLVDKNQKPKPKFNKQIKTVFVENIENKNIPIILSASGSLIAKNKIELFSEVQGVLKPSRKAFKAGTNFNKGETLLSISSDEFYASLQAQKSNLYNLVAAILPDLRLDYPNQFSKWEGFLKGFDMNKTTPKLPGFSSDKEKYFISGRGVVSAYYNVKNLEVRFAKHQIKAPFSGALTEALVSPGTLVRVGQKLGEFIDPSVYEMEVAINSEFADLLKVGNSVSLSNSEKTKTYTGKVVRINGKVDQVSQTIKAYIDVAHKDLKEGMFLEVNMVAKSESEAIKISRKLLVDNHTVYTVKNDSVLSLVNIETVYFGAENVVIKGLKNNDKILTQTLPGAFDGMIVKINKKK, from the coding sequence ATGAGAAAAACAATACTCGCTATTTTTGGAGTTTTAACTGTTGTTGGAGCAATATTTTTAGGAAAATATTTAGTTGACAAAAATCAAAAACCAAAACCAAAGTTTAATAAGCAAATAAAAACGGTTTTTGTAGAAAATATAGAGAATAAAAATATTCCTATTATTTTATCTGCAAGCGGAAGTCTTATTGCAAAAAATAAAATTGAATTATTTTCTGAAGTTCAAGGGGTTTTAAAGCCATCAAGAAAAGCATTTAAAGCTGGAACAAATTTTAATAAAGGAGAAACTTTACTAAGTATAAGTAGTGATGAGTTTTACGCCAGTTTGCAAGCACAAAAAAGTAATTTATACAATTTAGTTGCGGCTATTTTACCCGATTTACGTTTAGATTATCCAAATCAATTTAGTAAATGGGAAGGTTTTTTAAAAGGTTTTGATATGAATAAAACAACTCCTAAACTTCCTGGATTTTCATCGGATAAAGAAAAATATTTTATTTCTGGTAGAGGTGTTGTGTCTGCGTATTATAATGTTAAAAATTTAGAAGTACGTTTTGCTAAGCATCAAATTAAAGCCCCTTTTTCAGGAGCTTTAACAGAAGCTTTAGTTAGTCCAGGAACGTTAGTAAGAGTAGGACAAAAATTAGGAGAATTTATAGACCCAAGTGTTTATGAAATGGAAGTTGCTATCAATTCCGAATTTGCAGATTTATTAAAAGTTGGGAACTCTGTATCACTTTCTAATTCAGAAAAAACAAAAACATATACAGGAAAAGTTGTTCGTATAAATGGTAAAGTAGATCAGGTATCGCAAACCATAAAAGCATATATAGATGTTGCCCATAAAGATTTAAAAGAAGGAATGTTTTTAGAAGTAAATATGGTAGCAAAATCTGAAAGTGAAGCTATAAAAATTTCAAGAAAATTGTTAGTAGATAATCATACCGTTTATACTGTAAAAAATGATAGTGTTTTAAGTTTAGTAAACATAGAAACAGTTTATTTTGGAGCAGAAAATGTAGTTATTAAAGGACTGAAAAATAACGATAAAATATTAACGCAAACTTTACCAGGTGCTTTTGATGGAATGATTGTGAAAATTAATAAAAAGAAGTAA